A segment of the Flavobacteriales bacterium genome:
TCTATCGGACTTATTTGTATTCTCTCTGATTCGAGGTCAAATGCATCGTTCATGCGAACGGAACTACCCGGTTCAAACCTATAGCGTCTTTCTTCTGTAGTAGACAAATATTGATAGCCCGGCAAATTTTCACAGGTGTATTCGGTCACATCCAATTCTGAATCTGATCCCATAAATTTAATGGTATCCTTGTACTCTTTTGTGTATTGATCAACTTTATAAGGGATATATGCAAACCCTAATTGTTCATTTATTGAGCGCAGATATGCGCTTCCGGTAACCCCCATTCCGGGGGACCCTGTAAAAGCAGCACTGATGCGGATGTCATTCACACCATCTTTATCCACATCTACATCAATGAATTCCCCATGATTATATCCTCCCGAAACAACCAGTGAATCATCGGTGATCAGGACCTCGTCCGGATCACCTACCACAAGCACATTGGGATATTCCGATACAATCGGATCCTTTTGGCACGCCACAAACACGCACGCGGTAAGAAATGTCAAAATTGTATTTCGCATGACCATTTGAATTATAGAACTGCAATATAAGGTCGGATATTTTAATCAGTAATACAAATGACCCTCATCATCCAATACGCTCAGTCCTGCAATAAAAAAGGCCGGTCATGTACACCGGCCCTTTGTCATATAAAATAAGAATCTTGCTTATCCTCCGAAATCGTCGAATGACACATTCTCCGGAGGCACGCCGAAATCATCGCACATTTTCAATACGGCCTGGTTCATCATCGGAGGGCCGCAGAAATAAAACTCGATATCTTCCGGCGCATCGTGTTTGCTCAGGTAGTTATCAATCAGGGACTGGTGTACGAATCCCGTGAAACCATCCCCTTCTCCATCCAACGTTTCCTTTACCTTCCAGTTATCTTCAGGTGTAGGTTCTGAAAGAACAAGGTAAAACTTAAAGTTAGGGAACTCCTTTTCGATCTGCTGGAAATCATCCAGGTAGAACAATTCGCGTTTGGATCTGCCTCCGTACCAATAAGACACTTTCCTTCCGGTCTTCAAGGTATGGAACAGGTGGAAGAGATGAGAACGCATCGGCGCCATACCGGCACCACCACCTACATAGATCATTTCTGCCTGGGTATCCTTGATGAAGAATTCACCATAAGGTCCTGAAATGGTCACCTTGTCTCCCGGTTTTCTGCTAAATACATAGCTAGAGCAAATACCCGGATTCACGCCCATCCAACCGTTCTTCGCACGATCCCATGGCGGGGTGGCAATACGGATATTCAACATAATGATGTTTCCTTCAGCGGGATGGTTGGCCATGGAATATGCCCGGAAAATCGGTTCCGGATTTTTCATTTTCAAATCCCACAACTTGAACTTATCCCACTCAGGGCGGAACTCATCGGGTTGCTTGCCCATACGAGGATGCGCTGTGATGTCCATGTCCTTGAAGTCCACATCTATCGCCGGCACATCAATCTGAATATATCCACCTGCCTGAAAGTCGAGTGTTTCTCCCTCCGGCAATTTCACCACAAACTCTTTGATGAATGATGCTACGTTGTAATTGGAAACCACTTCACATTCCCATTTCTTGATACCGAAGATCTCATCGGGTATTTTGATCTCCATGTCATTCTTGATCTTCACCTGACACCCCAAACGGTAGTGGTCCTGTATCTGTGATCTGGAGAAATATGGCTTTTCCGTTGGCAGGATCTCACCGCCACCCTCCAGCACCTGACACTTGCACATGGCGCAGGTTCCACCGCCTCCGCATGCAGAAGGCAGAAAAATCTTGTTATTTCCAAGGGTTCCGAGGATTGTTCCGCCGGCTTCCACTTCAATGGTCTTTTCTCCATTGATTACCAGTTTAACCAACCCGGAAGGCATGAGCTTGGCCTTGGCAAATAGAATGATACCGATAAGCATCATCAGGAATACCAGGAAAACAACTACACTGGTGACAACCGTTGTTGTGTCAAATAGAAAAAATATCATAACAAAATAATCATTAGAGTTTGATACCCATAAAGCTCATGAAGGCAATGCCCATCAGTCCGGTAAGGATAAAGGTAATGCCCAGTCCACGCAATGGTGCAGGGACATTGGAATATCTGATCTTTTCACGGATCGCTGCAATGGCGACGATGGCAAGGAACCAACCTACACCAGAGCCCAGTCCGAATGATGTTGCCTCTGCAATGCTGGCGTATTGTCTTTCCTGCATAAAGAGTGCGCCTCCCAGGATGGAGCAGTTCACCGCAATAAGCGGCAGGAAAATCCCCAACGCACCATAAAGTGCCGGAGCGAATTTCTCCACGATCATTTCAACGAGTTGCACCATAGCTGCGATGATGGCGATGAACATGATGAAACTAAGGAAACCAAG
Coding sequences within it:
- the nqrF gene encoding NADH:ubiquinone reductase (Na(+)-transporting) subunit F, whose protein sequence is MIFFLFDTTTVVTSVVVFLVFLMMLIGIILFAKAKLMPSGLVKLVINGEKTIEVEAGGTILGTLGNNKIFLPSACGGGGTCAMCKCQVLEGGGEILPTEKPYFSRSQIQDHYRLGCQVKIKNDMEIKIPDEIFGIKKWECEVVSNYNVASFIKEFVVKLPEGETLDFQAGGYIQIDVPAIDVDFKDMDITAHPRMGKQPDEFRPEWDKFKLWDLKMKNPEPIFRAYSMANHPAEGNIIMLNIRIATPPWDRAKNGWMGVNPGICSSYVFSRKPGDKVTISGPYGEFFIKDTQAEMIYVGGGAGMAPMRSHLFHLFHTLKTGRKVSYWYGGRSKRELFYLDDFQQIEKEFPNFKFYLVLSEPTPEDNWKVKETLDGEGDGFTGFVHQSLIDNYLSKHDAPEDIEFYFCGPPMMNQAVLKMCDDFGVPPENVSFDDFGG
- the nqrE gene encoding NADH:ubiquinone reductase (Na(+)-transporting) subunit E, with amino-acid sequence MENLVNIFIKGVFIENMIFAYFLGMCSYLAVSKTVKTGVGLGAAVIFVLGFTVPVNYLLENYILKEGAMSWLSPAMADVDLGFLSFIMFIAIIAAMVQLVEMIVEKFAPALYGALGIFLPLIAVNCSILGGALFMQERQYASIAEATSFGLGSGVGWFLAIVAIAAIREKIRYSNVPAPLRGLGITFILTGLMGIAFMSFMGIKL